Proteins from a single region of Streptococcus oralis:
- a CDS encoding ABC transporter ATP-binding protein encodes MVALPTTEIIESAYIEMKHSYKRYQVGDTEIVANRDVNFEIEKGELVIILGASGAGKSTVLNLLGGMDTNDEGEIWIDGANIANYSSHQRTNYRREDVGFVFQFYNLVSNLTAKENVELASEIVTDALDPEQVLKDVGLGHRLNNFPAQLSGGEQQRVSIARAIAKNPKIFLCDEPTGSLDYQTGKQVLKILQDMSSQKGATVIIVTHNGALAPIADRVIHMRDATVKSMTVNEHPQDIDTLEY; translated from the coding sequence ATGGTGGCTTTACCCACTACAGAAATTATAGAGTCGGCTTACATTGAAATGAAACACAGCTACAAGCGTTACCAGGTTGGGGATACAGAGATTGTGGCTAATCGTGATGTGAATTTTGAAATTGAAAAAGGGGAGCTGGTTATCATACTTGGCGCTTCAGGTGCTGGAAAATCAACCGTTCTCAATCTTTTAGGAGGTATGGATACCAATGATGAGGGGGAGATTTGGATTGATGGTGCCAATATTGCCAACTATAGTTCGCACCAACGAACAAACTATCGTCGTGAAGATGTAGGCTTTGTTTTTCAATTTTACAATCTGGTCTCCAATCTGACAGCCAAGGAAAATGTGGAACTGGCTTCAGAAATCGTGACAGATGCCTTGGATCCAGAGCAAGTACTCAAAGACGTAGGGCTAGGTCATCGCCTGAATAACTTTCCAGCCCAGCTTTCTGGAGGGGAGCAACAGCGAGTCTCCATTGCACGCGCTATAGCCAAAAATCCTAAAATCTTCCTTTGTGATGAACCGACAGGTTCCTTGGATTACCAGACGGGGAAGCAAGTCTTGAAGATTCTCCAAGATATGTCTAGTCAAAAAGGAGCAACGGTGATTATCGTGACCCACAATGGCGCGCTAGCTCCTATTGCAGATCGGGTGATTCACATGCGCGATGCCACGGTTAAGAGCATGACGGTCAATGAGCATCCGCAGGATATCGATACATTGGAGTATTAG
- a CDS encoding FtsX-like permease family protein: MSMKKTYRKDLFQSVTASKGRFVSILTLMMLGSLALVGLKVASPNMERTAGDYLRKANTLDLAVIADYGLDKEDQDELKILQGASVEFGYMADLTVENSEEAVRLYSKPEGLSTFQVTEGRLPEADEEIALANFWKDRYQIGQTITFTKKEEGKSVLKSQTFTITGFVQSGEMLSKKDLGSASSGNGSLAGYGVILPSQFDSDVYSIARVRYDDLKNLDTFSSDYKTKRAQHQEELQDLLADNGQKRLASIKSNGQKSLEEGKEQLQTAESNLENGKSQLEQAESRLKTQEEQATALPEPQKSQIEGHLTKAKEELATKKEKLAQTESDLTKEKEKLEQRQKDLDELAEPKYHVYNRQTMPGGQGYRMYSNLSTSIRSIGNIFPVVLYMVAVMVTFTTMTRFVDEERTNAGIFKALGYRNRDIVAKFVLYGFLAGTVGTIIGTLLGHYLLAGVISDVITAGMVVGKSQEYFYWSYSLLALALSWVSSVLPAYLVARRELHDESAQLLLPKPPVKGSKILLERLSFIWNRLSFTHKVTARNIFRYKQRMLMTIFGVAGSMALLFAGLGIQSSVGGVVERQFEQIQQYQMIVAEKSSATEQEKADLESALQAESIHAYQKIYSKSIEKDFKGKAGLQTITMMVTSGEDFKPFIALEENGQEVEITAGAVVSQKLAQLANVKVGDELELDGKEIKVAAISENYVGHFVYLNRATYEQVYGTRPQDNTYLVKLKDPTPSNTEKEAASFMEKAAISGVVQNTTAIHLFESVASSLNKTMAILVLVSVLLAIVILYNLTNINVAERIRELSTIKVLGFHNKEVTLYIYRETMVLSLVGIALGLVAGHYLHQFLIQMISPATILFYPQVSWEVYALPIVAVTVILALLGVFVNYHLRKVDMLEALKSVE; this comes from the coding sequence ATTAGCATGAAAAAAACGTATCGGAAAGACCTATTTCAGTCAGTGACGGCTTCAAAGGGACGCTTTGTTTCTATCTTAACCTTGATGATGCTGGGTTCTTTAGCCCTAGTAGGTCTTAAAGTAGCCAGTCCAAACATGGAACGCACGGCAGGGGATTATCTCCGTAAAGCCAATACCCTGGATCTGGCAGTAATAGCTGATTATGGCTTGGACAAAGAAGACCAAGACGAACTAAAGATCCTTCAAGGAGCAAGTGTTGAGTTTGGCTATATGGCAGACCTAACCGTTGAAAATAGTGAAGAAGCGGTTCGACTTTATTCCAAGCCAGAGGGGCTTTCAACCTTCCAAGTGACAGAAGGGCGACTGCCAGAGGCTGATGAGGAAATTGCCCTAGCCAACTTCTGGAAAGACCGCTATCAGATTGGGCAGACCATTACCTTTACTAAGAAAGAAGAAGGGAAGTCCGTCCTAAAATCCCAAACTTTTACAATTACTGGATTTGTTCAGTCGGGTGAGATGCTTTCTAAAAAAGACTTAGGGAGTGCTAGCAGTGGAAATGGAAGCTTGGCTGGCTATGGAGTAATTTTACCCAGTCAGTTTGACTCAGATGTTTATAGTATTGCGCGTGTGCGCTATGACGATTTAAAAAATCTGGATACTTTTTCATCAGACTATAAGACCAAACGAGCCCAACATCAGGAAGAGTTGCAAGACTTACTTGCTGATAATGGTCAAAAAAGATTGGCAAGTATCAAATCAAATGGGCAAAAGAGCTTGGAAGAGGGCAAAGAACAGCTCCAAACTGCTGAAAGCAACCTTGAAAATGGCAAGAGTCAGTTAGAGCAGGCCGAAAGTCGCTTGAAAACGCAAGAAGAACAAGCGACCGCTTTACCAGAACCGCAAAAGAGTCAAATCGAGGGACATCTGACAAAAGCTAAGGAAGAACTGGCGACAAAAAAAGAAAAACTGGCTCAGACAGAGAGTGATCTAACTAAGGAAAAAGAGAAGCTTGAACAGCGTCAGAAAGACCTTGATGAACTGGCAGAGCCGAAATACCACGTATACAATCGCCAAACCATGCCAGGTGGTCAAGGCTACCGCATGTACAGCAATTTATCAACAAGTATTCGTTCTATCGGAAATATTTTCCCCGTGGTGCTATATATGGTCGCTGTAATGGTGACCTTTACAACGATGACTCGCTTTGTAGATGAAGAACGCACCAATGCTGGTATTTTTAAGGCCTTGGGTTACCGGAACCGAGATATAGTTGCAAAGTTTGTCCTCTATGGTTTTCTTGCAGGAACTGTGGGAACCATTATAGGAACGCTTCTTGGACATTATCTCCTTGCAGGCGTCATTTCGGATGTTATAACAGCTGGGATGGTCGTTGGGAAAAGCCAGGAGTATTTTTACTGGTCTTATAGCCTCCTTGCCCTAGCCTTGAGTTGGGTATCCAGTGTCTTGCCAGCTTATCTGGTGGCGCGGAGGGAATTACACGATGAATCAGCCCAACTCTTACTCCCAAAACCTCCCGTTAAGGGATCAAAGATTTTGCTGGAACGCCTGAGCTTTATTTGGAATCGTCTGAGCTTTACTCATAAGGTTACGGCAAGAAATATTTTCCGTTATAAGCAACGGATGTTGATGACCATTTTTGGAGTTGCAGGTTCGATGGCTCTCTTATTTGCAGGTCTTGGCATTCAGTCTTCTGTAGGAGGAGTTGTCGAGCGTCAATTTGAACAAATCCAGCAATACCAGATGATTGTAGCGGAAAAGAGCAGTGCGACGGAGCAAGAAAAAGCAGATCTGGAAAGTGCCTTGCAGGCTGAATCTATCCATGCTTACCAAAAGATTTATTCTAAATCCATTGAAAAAGATTTTAAAGGAAAAGCAGGACTTCAAACCATCACCATGATGGTTACTAGTGGAGAAGACTTCAAGCCCTTTATCGCATTAGAGGAAAATGGCCAAGAGGTGGAGATTACTGCTGGAGCGGTCGTGAGTCAAAAACTAGCTCAACTAGCAAATGTTAAGGTTGGGGACGAGCTGGAGCTTGATGGGAAGGAAATTAAGGTCGCGGCTATTTCTGAAAACTATGTTGGACACTTTGTTTATCTCAATAGAGCGACTTACGAACAAGTCTACGGCACCCGTCCTCAAGACAATACCTACCTAGTAAAATTAAAAGATCCAACACCTTCCAATACGGAGAAAGAAGCGGCTAGCTTTATGGAAAAAGCAGCTATTTCTGGGGTAGTCCAAAATACAACGGCTATCCATCTCTTTGAATCCGTGGCTAGTTCGCTCAATAAAACCATGGCCATCCTTGTCCTTGTTTCCGTTTTACTAGCCATTGTCATCCTCTACAATCTCACTAACATCAATGTGGCAGAACGTATTCGTGAACTTTCCACTATTAAGGTTCTCGGTTTCCATAATAAAGAAGTGACCCTCTATATCTACCGCGAGACTATGGTGCTGTCCCTTGTGGGGATTGCTCTCGGTTTGGTAGCTGGCCACTATTTACATCAATTTTTGATTCAAATGATTTCACCAGCCACCATACTTTTTTATCCACAAGTTAGCTGGGAAGTCTATGCTCTTCCAATCGTCGCAGTGACTGTAATCTTAGCTTTACTGGGGGTCTTTGTCAATTACCACTTGAGAAAAGTGGATATGCTCGAAGCCCTGAAATCAGTAGAGTAA
- the rpsO gene encoding 30S ribosomal protein S15 produces MAISKEKKNEIIAQYARHEGDTGSVEVQVAVLTWEINHLNEHIKQHKKDHATYRGLMKKIGRRRNLLAYLRKNDVNRYRELINSLGLRR; encoded by the coding sequence ATGGCAATCTCAAAAGAGAAAAAAAATGAAATCATCGCACAATATGCACGTCACGAAGGTGATACAGGTTCAGTAGAGGTTCAAGTTGCTGTCCTTACTTGGGAAATCAACCACCTTAACGAACACATCAAACAACACAAAAAAGACCACGCTACTTACCGTGGATTGATGAAGAAAATCGGTCGCCGTCGTAACTTGCTTGCATACTTGCGTAAAAACGACGTTAACCGTTACCGTGAGTTGATCAACTCTCTCGGACTTCGTCGTTAA
- a CDS encoding CadD family cadmium resistance transporter: MGQTIISAIGVYISTSIDYLIILIILFAQLSQNKQKWHIYAGQYLGTGLLVGASLVAAYVVNFVPEEWMVGLLGLIPIYLGIRFAIVGEGEEEEEEIIERLEQSKANQLFWTVTLLTIASGGDNLGIYIPYFASLDRSQTLVALLVFVIGIIIFCEISRMLSSIPLIFETIEKYERIIVPLVFILLGLYIMYENGTIETFLIV; the protein is encoded by the coding sequence ATGGGACAGACAATCATATCTGCTATTGGTGTTTATATTTCCACCAGTATCGATTATTTAATTATTTTAATTATTTTATTTGCACAGCTATCACAGAATAAACAGAAATGGCATATTTATGCGGGGCAATATCTAGGAACAGGCTTACTTGTAGGGGCGAGTTTAGTTGCTGCTTATGTCGTTAATTTCGTGCCTGAAGAATGGATGGTTGGATTGCTTGGTTTAATCCCTATCTATTTAGGGATTCGCTTTGCAATTGTTGGAGAAGGTGAGGAAGAAGAGGAAGAAATTATTGAAAGATTAGAACAAAGCAAGGCAAATCAACTGTTTTGGACAGTTACATTGCTGACAATTGCGTCTGGCGGAGATAATTTAGGTATCTATATACCTTATTTTGCTTCGTTAGATCGGTCACAGACCCTCGTGGCGTTGCTTGTGTTTGTAATCGGCATAATTATCTTTTGCGAGATTAGTCGGATGTTATCCTCTATTCCGTTAATATTCGAGACAATTGAAAAATACGAGCGAATCATTGTGCCCTTAGTATTCATTCTACTTGGACTATACATCATGTATGAAAATGGCACGATAGAGACTTTTCTGATCGTGTAG
- a CDS encoding FecCD family ABC transporter permease: MLSKFSGSRQDLQFVLFLGILLSVLGISLFLAVSMGSVAIDLGDTYRIILSRLGFPLEIGEVSKSTLAIVWNMRFPRVLLGLIVGAGLSMCGSVMQSTVNNPIAEPYVLGISAGATLGATLSIILGLKLVISLGAFLGAILATIAVLIIASMQGRMTTSSLILSGTVVNALFLAFSNFIISVGANADSVMTIKFWTMGSLAGTTWSDLVLPTIVVGLAFLFFATQYRVFNAMMMGDEAALTLGIPLRFYWYLYVTMVAVLTAVLVATCGIIGFVGLITPHLARGLVGTNYRRLFPVATLLGALFVIWADVLSRIIIPNAELPIGIFTALVGAPFFIYIVGGRRREVRA; encoded by the coding sequence ATGCTTTCCAAATTTTCTGGAAGCCGACAAGATTTGCAATTTGTGTTGTTTTTGGGTATTTTGCTAAGTGTTTTAGGAATTTCACTTTTTCTAGCTGTTTCTATGGGGTCCGTAGCGATTGATTTAGGAGATACCTATCGAATCATTTTGAGCAGATTGGGATTTCCTCTTGAGATAGGAGAGGTTTCCAAGTCTACTCTTGCCATTGTATGGAATATGAGGTTCCCCCGAGTATTGTTAGGTCTGATAGTAGGGGCTGGTCTTTCTATGTGTGGTAGCGTGATGCAGTCTACAGTGAACAATCCCATCGCAGAGCCTTATGTCTTAGGAATTTCTGCGGGTGCAACTCTAGGGGCAACTTTGAGCATCATTCTTGGTTTAAAATTGGTGATTAGCCTTGGAGCTTTCCTTGGAGCTATTTTGGCAACAATCGCTGTCCTTATCATTGCCTCTATGCAGGGAAGGATGACGACTTCTAGTCTGATCTTATCAGGAACGGTGGTCAATGCTCTCTTTCTGGCATTTTCCAACTTTATTATCTCAGTTGGCGCTAATGCGGACAGTGTGATGACCATTAAGTTTTGGACCATGGGTTCGCTTGCTGGGACTACCTGGTCTGACTTAGTCCTGCCAACTATAGTAGTAGGATTGGCCTTTCTATTTTTCGCTACCCAGTATCGTGTTTTTAATGCGATGATGATGGGAGATGAGGCTGCTTTAACTTTGGGGATTCCCTTACGCTTTTATTGGTATCTTTATGTGACCATGGTGGCTGTGTTGACAGCGGTCTTAGTGGCAACCTGTGGGATTATTGGATTTGTTGGTCTGATTACTCCTCACTTAGCTCGAGGGTTAGTAGGAACGAATTACAGGAGACTTTTTCCTGTTGCGACCTTGCTAGGTGCCCTCTTTGTCATCTGGGCAGATGTACTCTCCCGTATCATCATTCCAAACGCTGAGTTGCCGATTGGTATTTTCACAGCCTTAGTAGGTGCTCCCTTCTTTATCTACATTGTTGGAGGTAGGCGAAGGGAGGTGAGGGCCTGA
- a CDS encoding ABC transporter ATP-binding protein — protein sequence MDLICQNVHFGLGEKKILKGVSLKVEGHQFHTILGPNGSGKTSLLKLLYRQEKADKGLISLDGKPLEHWSLKETAKQMAVVTQFNQLQFDCTVEEIVLLGRTPHLSFLQKEKERDYALVQDALVKVDMLEKKTRLYSSLSGGEKQRVLLARALAQEPTLLLLDEPTNHLDIKYQLDLLAIVKNLKVNVLAVLHDIQLACRYSDYLYLMKEGEILYQGTPKETITPESLQTVYGVQSQVTWTEDQQAMIHYL from the coding sequence ATGGACTTGATTTGTCAGAATGTCCACTTTGGACTAGGAGAGAAAAAAATCCTCAAAGGAGTTTCTCTTAAGGTTGAGGGGCATCAATTTCACACGATACTAGGACCAAATGGAAGTGGGAAAACCAGTCTTCTTAAACTCCTCTATCGTCAGGAAAAGGCGGACAAAGGCTTGATAAGCCTAGATGGAAAGCCACTGGAGCATTGGTCACTCAAAGAAACAGCCAAGCAAATGGCAGTTGTAACCCAGTTTAATCAATTGCAGTTTGATTGTACAGTTGAGGAAATCGTCTTGCTGGGAAGAACTCCCCACCTCTCTTTTTTACAGAAGGAAAAGGAAAGGGATTATGCCCTCGTTCAAGATGCTCTCGTCAAGGTGGATATGCTTGAGAAGAAAACTCGTCTCTATTCGTCTCTTTCAGGTGGGGAGAAACAGCGAGTCTTATTAGCACGCGCCTTGGCGCAAGAACCGACTCTCTTGCTCCTGGACGAGCCAACCAATCACCTGGATATCAAGTATCAGCTAGACTTGTTAGCCATTGTAAAAAATCTCAAGGTCAATGTTCTAGCTGTCCTACATGATATTCAACTTGCTTGTCGCTATTCGGATTATCTCTATCTGATGAAAGAAGGAGAAATCCTTTACCAAGGGACTCCAAAGGAGACCATCACCCCTGAGTCATTGCAAACTGTATACGGAGTTCAAAGTCAGGTGACTTGGACCGAGGATCAGCAAGCTATGATTCACTATTTATAA
- a CDS encoding ABC transporter substrate-binding protein has product MKKTLSILLVTVATLTMAACGNTTTEKTTTQSSTETSQKASTETTYPLTVKTYDAKGNEVEQVFDKAPEKVITNNLSTTEILLELGLKDKIAGMLNPDNAVTDKYKDAIATIPQIGDKKTVSQETVLSYEPDAVMGRNMMFSEKSLGTVITWNENKIPVYTQKASLSTIQQDLGNIVEDVKNLGMIFNVQDKANEYATQLQAKIDAVKKANPASQGEKKKALIMVAYNDETFGAYKSALQESLLNQLGYTNVATGTSGLTLENLVSMDPELIIYVTSDRNKKLDANAVELMKANEVLENVPAIKNQKIMTISYDELMDYGPAVIDSLEKINDFINK; this is encoded by the coding sequence ATGAAAAAAACACTAAGCATTTTACTCGTAACAGTAGCTACCCTAACCATGGCAGCTTGTGGCAATACTACTACAGAAAAAACTACCACACAGTCTAGTACAGAAACAAGTCAGAAGGCCAGCACAGAGACGACTTATCCACTTACGGTCAAAACCTATGATGCTAAGGGAAATGAAGTCGAACAAGTCTTTGACAAGGCACCTGAAAAAGTTATCACCAACAATCTTTCAACCACTGAAATCTTATTGGAGTTAGGCTTGAAGGATAAAATTGCTGGCATGCTTAACCCAGACAATGCTGTGACGGACAAATACAAGGACGCGATTGCGACGATTCCTCAAATTGGGGACAAAAAAACAGTCTCACAAGAGACAGTCCTTTCTTATGAACCAGACGCAGTAATGGGTCGGAATATGATGTTTTCTGAAAAATCCTTGGGAACAGTTATCACTTGGAATGAAAATAAAATCCCAGTCTATACGCAAAAAGCTTCTCTCTCAACGATTCAGCAAGATTTGGGAAATATTGTAGAAGACGTTAAAAATCTTGGAATGATTTTCAATGTTCAGGACAAGGCCAATGAATACGCAACCCAATTACAAGCTAAAATTGACGCTGTTAAGAAAGCAAACCCAGCAAGCCAAGGTGAAAAGAAAAAGGCTTTGATTATGGTTGCTTATAACGACGAAACCTTCGGTGCTTACAAGTCTGCTTTGCAAGAAAGCCTGTTAAATCAACTTGGTTATACCAACGTTGCAACGGGAACATCAGGCTTAACCTTGGAAAATCTCGTGTCAATGGATCCTGAGTTGATTATCTATGTGACCAGCGACCGCAATAAAAAATTGGATGCCAACGCAGTAGAGTTGATGAAGGCAAATGAAGTTTTGGAAAACGTTCCTGCAATTAAGAATCAAAAAATCATGACCATTTCTTACGATGAGTTGATGGACTATGGTCCAGCAGTGATTGATTCCCTTGAGAAAATCAATGACTTTATCAATAAATAA
- a CDS encoding alpha/beta hydrolase-fold protein gives MTLSINNEFDWEGIQVKVSLPSTYDPNQTYPAILLNDGNLDFLSSLSESVILVGLTSKNRLDDYTPWKAAALRDRAPDFGGQANAYHGHLFGDLLDKLQSLYRLDKNRLAYGGYSLGGLAAVYSLFSFAKVSCVFSICGSFWYPDFVSFCKEEKLENLDCLLYLQNGQTEGAHHTNRLAQAPVYAEQIHTSLQKYYPTSQFVFDPYGHHEQVTERFLAFSSWLAQKWKIK, from the coding sequence ATGACTTTATCAATAAATAATGAGTTTGATTGGGAAGGGATCCAAGTCAAGGTCAGCCTTCCTTCGACCTATGATCCTAACCAAACCTATCCAGCGATTCTCTTGAATGATGGAAACTTGGATTTCCTCTCATCCCTTTCAGAATCTGTGATTTTAGTGGGCTTGACCTCTAAAAATCGCCTAGACGATTACACTCCATGGAAGGCAGCTGCTCTGAGAGATAGGGCTCCAGATTTTGGCGGTCAGGCAAATGCCTATCATGGTCATTTATTTGGAGATCTTTTAGATAAGTTGCAGTCGCTTTATCGCCTGGACAAAAATCGCCTTGCCTATGGAGGATACTCACTAGGTGGCTTGGCGGCCGTCTACAGTCTTTTCAGCTTTGCCAAGGTATCCTGTGTCTTCTCCATCTGCGGTTCTTTTTGGTATCCTGATTTTGTTTCTTTCTGTAAGGAAGAAAAGCTGGAAAATCTGGACTGCTTGCTGTATTTACAGAATGGTCAAACAGAAGGAGCCCATCATACCAATCGCTTGGCTCAAGCACCAGTCTATGCTGAGCAGATTCATACCAGTCTTCAGAAATACTATCCGACTAGTCAGTTTGTCTTTGATCCCTATGGGCATCATGAGCAAGTGACGGAACGATTCCTAGCCTTTTCCAGCTGGCTGGCCCAAAAATGGAAAATCAAATAA
- a CDS encoding lysophospholipid acyltransferase family protein: MFYTYLRGLVMLILWSINGNAHYHNTDKIPSRDENYILVAPHRTWWDPVYMAFATKPKQFIFIAKKELFNNRIFGWWIRMCGAFPIDREKPNASAIKYPINVLKKSDRSLIMFPSGSRHSNDVKGGVALIAKMAKVRIMPVTYTGPMTLKGLVSRERVDMNFGNPIDISDIKKMNDEGIEMVADRIQAEFQRLDEETKQWHNDKKPNPLWWFVRIPALILAVIVGILTIIFTFIASFIWNPDKKRESLG; the protein is encoded by the coding sequence ATGTTTTATACTTATTTGCGTGGACTAGTCATGCTGATCTTGTGGTCCATCAATGGCAATGCCCACTATCACAATACTGATAAAATCCCTAGCCGAGACGAAAACTATATCCTCGTCGCACCTCACCGTACCTGGTGGGATCCTGTTTACATGGCCTTTGCGACCAAGCCAAAACAGTTCATCTTTATAGCCAAAAAAGAGCTGTTTAACAACCGCATCTTTGGCTGGTGGATCCGTATGTGTGGCGCCTTTCCTATCGACCGGGAAAAACCTAACGCCTCTGCCATCAAGTACCCTATCAACGTCCTCAAAAAAAGCGACCGTTCTCTCATCATGTTTCCAAGTGGGAGCCGTCACTCAAACGATGTCAAGGGTGGCGTTGCTCTGATTGCCAAAATGGCCAAGGTCCGTATCATGCCGGTTACCTACACCGGTCCCATGACCTTGAAAGGCTTGGTTAGCCGTGAACGTGTGGATATGAACTTTGGAAATCCTATCGATATCTCAGACATCAAGAAAATGAATGATGAAGGAATCGAAATGGTTGCAGATCGTATCCAAGCAGAATTCCAACGTTTGGATGAAGAAACCAAACAATGGCACAACGATAAAAAACCAAACCCACTCTGGTGGTTTGTCCGCATCCCTGCCCTCATCCTTGCTGTGATTGTTGGTATCCTAACGATTATCTTTACCTTCATCGCAAGTTTTATCTGGAATCCAGATAAGAAGAGAGAGTCTCTTGGTTAA